The sequence CTTCACTCCAGCCGGCCGGCATCGCGCCCCCGCACGAGCCGGCCGTTTCATGCCGAAGCCGCTATCAGCGCGCCCCGCTCGTCCGGTCGATGACGGCGAGCAATTCGGCGAGCGCCTGCTTGCACGCGCCGGCCTGCGGCCGGTCGGCGCGCAGCGCGGCGAGCGCGCGATCGATCGCCTTGTCGACCGCGTGCCAATCCGCCGCCGCGCGCGGCTTGAGCGACGGCTCCGCGTCGTCCCACGACGTTTCCAGATCCTTGATGCGCGCCTTCGCGCCGGCGAGATCGCCCTTGTCGACGAGCTTCGCGGTGTCGACGGCGATCGCGCGGAACGGCGACAGATCGCCGAGCTTCGAGACGGTCGCGGCTTCGGCCGCGCTCGGCGCGACGCCTGCGGGCGACACGGCGCCGATGCCGAATGCGGCGGCCGCCAGCGCGGGCGCGACGGCGAATGCGATGAGCTTGCGCTTGATCATGTTCAATCTCCTGGTGGTGAATGTGAACGAAACGGATGAATGCGACGCCGGCCTCGGTTGCGACATCGACATCGACAGCGACAGCGACAGCGACTGCGACTGCGACTGCGACTGCGACTGCGACGACAACAGCAACAACATCACCGTCCGCGCGCCGGCGCCCCGAGCCGATCCGCGCGCGCCGCGGTGACGCTCAGCCCCGCGACGAGCACGACGATCACCGCGAGAAACACGGCGCTCGTCTTGATCGTGCCGAGCCCGAGGCCGCCGTACGCTTGCGCCTGCGACAGGAAATCGCCGAGCGACGCGCCGAGCGGGCGCGTGAGGATGTACGCGAGCCAGAACGCGAGCACGCGGTTCATCCCGCCGAGGGCGGCCGCCGCGACGAGCGCGATCGCGCCGCCGAACGCGACGATCCCGAGCCGGAATCCGAGGCCGAGCGCCTCGGTCGCGAGATCGCCCGCCGCCGTGCCGAGCGCGAACGTCAGCAGGATCGCGGCCCAGTAGAACCCTTCGCGGCGCGGCGTGACGATCGTATGGATCGACAGCGTCCGCTCGCTGCGATACCAGAGCGCGAACGTCGCCGCGAGCGCGGCCGCGAACAGCGGCGTGCTGACGTAGAGGCTGACGCCGAGGCCGTCGGTCAGCGCGTCGGTGATCTGCGTGCCGACGACGCTGACGAGCACGATGGTCAGCCAGTAGATCCACGGCACGTAAGCGCGCGCGCGCCATTGCAGCGCGAGCGCGCAGATCAGCAGGCCGGACATCAGCGCGCCCGTGACGGCGGCGCCGAGCCCGACGTGCACGGCGAGATAGTCGGCGCCGGTCTCCCCGACCGTCGTCGACATGATCTTGACGATCCAGAACGCGAGCGTGACTTCCGGGACTTTGTTGAGCATGCCTGCGGCTGCAGGCGGACGGGCTGGCTGGTTCAATCGGATTCTCCTGGTCGCGCCGGTTGCGCAGAGCGAGCCGGATTCCGGCAACGGCGGCGCGGCGAATGACGAACGCTCCCACGGCTCGCTCGGACGCCACTATGCAGGCCGGCCGCTTAAGGCGACATTAACGAGGCGGCGGGCGGCCGCCGGGCCGCGAACGCGCCGCCCGCCAGCAGAGTTTCGGGACGTCCGGTATGATCGGCGCTCGCGGCATTTCGCCTCCCCTGTTTCGATCGACGACGCGGTCCGCGCGCGCCGTGCGCGCCGCGTTTCGCCCACACGCACCATGCCCTCGCAGCCCCGCCCTCGCGCCGACGCGCCCGACCGCTATTCGCGCAGCCTGTTGCTGCTGCTCGCGACGATCGCGGGCGTGTCCGTCGCCAACATCTATTACAACCAGCCGCTCCTCGACGCATTCCGCGCGTCGTTTCCGGGCAGCGCGTCGTGGATCGGCGTCGTGCCGACCGCGACGCAGCTCGGCTACGCAACCGGCATGTTCTTGCTTGCGCCGCTCGGCGACCGCTTCGACCGGCGCAAGCTGATCCTGCTGCAGATCGCCGGGCTCTCGGCCGCGCTCGTGATCGCCGCGGCCGCGCCGACGCTCGCCGTGCTCGCCGCCGCGAGCCTCGCGATCGGCATCCTCGCGACGATCGCGCAGCAGGCGGTGCCGTTCGCCGCCGAGATCGCGCCGCCCGCCGCGCGCGGGCAGGCGGTCGGCACCGTGATGAGCGGGCTCCTGCTCGGCATCCTGCTCGCGCGCACGGCGGCGGGCTTCGTCGCCGAATATTTCGGCTGGCGCGCGGTGTTCGCCGCGTCGGTCGCGGCGCTCGCCGCGCTCGCGGCCGTGATCGTCGCGCGCCTGCCGCGCAGTTCGCCGACGTCGACGCTGCCGTACGGCAAGCTGCTCGCGTCGATGTGGCAACTCGCGCGCGAGTTGCGCGGACTGCGCGACGCGTCGATGACGGGCGCGGCGATCTTCGCGGCGTTCAGCGCGTTCTGGCCCGTGCTCACGCTGCTGCTCGCGGGCGAGCCGTTCCATCTGGGGCCGCAGGCGGCGGGCCTGTTCGGAATCGTCGGCGCGGCGGGCGCGCTCGCCGCGCCGTATGCGGGCCGCTTCGCCGACAAGCGCGGGCCGCGCGCGATCATCACGCTCGCGATCGCGCTGATGGCCGTGGCGTTCGTGATCTTCGCGATGTCGGGCCGCAGCCTCGTCGGCCTCGTGATCGGCGTGATCGTGCTCGACGTCGGCGTGCAGGCCGCGCAGATCTCGAACCAGTCGCGCATCTACGCGCTGAAGCCCGATGCGCGCAGCCGCGTGAACACGGTCTACATGGCCTGCTATTTCATCGGCGGCGCGATCGGCTCGTCGGCGGGCGTCGCCGCATGGCGCGCGATGGGCTGGATCGGCATGTGCGCGGTCGGCCTGCTGTTCTCGGCCGTCGCGGCGATCGTGCATTACCGCGGCCGCGCGAGCGGGCAGTAACCGCCCGGCGCGGCGGCGCACGGCCGCCGCATGCCGCATGCCGCACGACTCAGGGATTCACGGATTCACGGATTCACGAGTTCACGGGTTCACGATGCACGCCACACGAAGCATGACGCACGACGCCTCGCGCCGCTTTCGCCTCGTGCTCCGCGCCGCGCATCGTCGCGACGCTACCCGCGGCGTTATTGCATCCGCTTGCGCGCCGGATCGAACGCGAACGACAACCCGACGCTGCCGAGAATCGCGACGGTCGCGATCACGGTCGCGAGCGTGACGGGCTCGCCGAGCAGCAGCGCGCCGAGCGCGACCGCGACGACCGGATTCACGTACATGCAGCTGCTCGCGATGATCGGGCTCGTGTGACGGATCAGGTAGCCGTACGCGACGTACGCGGCCATCGTGCCCGCGAGCATCAGGTAGACGAACGCGACGCCGGGCACAAACGCGACGTGCTCGATGCGCTCGCCGAGCACCCATGCGATGCAGGTGGACGCCGCGCCGCCGAGGCCGATCTGCAGCGCGGTCGACAGGAACAGGTCGTGCGGCAGCGCGAGCCGCGCGGCGAGATGCGCGCCGCCCGCCCAGAAGAGCGCGCCCGCGAGCACGGTGATGCTGCCGAGCGTCGAGCCGGGCGACGACGGCCCGCCCGAATTCAGCACGACGATCCCGACCATCCCGAGCGCGACGGCCGCCCATTCGCCGCCCGTCACGCGCCGCCCCGCGACCGATGCGATCACCGTCGCGAAGAGCGGCACGGTCGCGACCATCACGGCGGCCGAGCCGCTGCTGACCGTGCGCATCCCGAGCGCGATGAGGCCGGACGACATCGTGACGAGCATCGTGCCGACGAGCGCCGCGTTGCGGATCTCGACGAGCGTCGGCCGCACCGGGCGCCGCCGCATCGCGAAGATGAAGAGCCCGATTCCCGCGAGCAGGTTGCGCAAGCCGGACAGCAGCAGCGGCGGAAACGATTCGAGCGCGACGTGCAGCGCGAGATACGTCGAGCCCCACGCGAAATAGATGAACGTGAGCGCGAGCGCGACGCGGCCGCCGCGGCTTTGCGGCAAACGGAGCGGACGGCGTGCGAGGAACGCGAGGGGGCGATCGAACGGCGTCATCGGTCAGCGTGCCCGCACGGAGTGACGCGTGCCGCTTCGCGCGTTCGCGCGCAAAGCGGCGCGACTGCCGGCGAGCGGCCCCGATATATCCGGAATGACGAGAGACGGCGGCGTGCGAAACGACGAATCGGAGCGTGCGGCGGCGAACATGACCGAAGAAGGCGAACGGACTCGAATGAATATGTGCGCGGCCGGGCGGCCGCATACCGCCAGCATTATGCATTAAGGAATGGAAAACGAATGCCGGCGCGAATCGAACGCGCGCTCGGTGACGCGTCGGCGCGACATTTCATTCGCGGCACACCGGCGTTTTCGTTTTTCGACCGTCGAGACGAAGCCGCAAAAACACGAGCGGCGCGAGCCGCGAGCGGACGAGCGCCACGCATCGCCCCGCCCGCGCGGCGTCGCCCGAGCGCGTCACGACCCGCCGAACCAGTTGTAGCCCTGGTCGACCCAATATCCGCCCGGATACGTATTGGTGACGAATATCTCCATGATGTGCTTCGGATTCTTGTAGCCGAGCTTGGTCGGCATGCGCAGCTTCATCGGAAAACCGTATTCGGGCGGCAGGCGCTTGCCGTCGTATTCGAACGTCAGCAGCGTTTGCGGATGCAATGCGGTCGGCATGTCAATGCTCTCGTAATAATCGTCCGCGCATTTGAAGCCGACGTATTTCGCGGTCGTGTCCGCGCCGGCGCGGCGCAGGAATTCGCGAAACGGCGTGCCGCCCCAGCGCCCGATCGCGCTCCAGCCCTCGACGCAGATGTGCCGCGTGATCTGCTCCGCGTGCGGCAGCGCGTACAGCTCCGGCAGCGTCCAGCTGCGCTTGCCCGTGACGAGCCCCGACACGGCGAGCCGAAAATCGTCGGCGCTGACGCGCGGCACGTCGTCGATGCCGTAGAACGCGTTGAACGGAAACGGGCGCGTGATGTCGGCTTCGGCGTACGTCGGCGCGAGCCGCGTCGGGCCGAACAGCCACGCCTGCACGCGATCGTTCGCGCGCGACACCTTCTCGAGAAAATCGTCGACCGACGCGTCGTCGCGCAGCGTGCAGCCCGTGAGCATCGCGAGGCCGCCGAGCGTCAGCACGCGCTTGCCGAAGAGGCGCCGCGACGGCAGCGCGAGCTCCTTGCGCACGTCGATCAAGAGCGACGCGCGATCGATCCGCGCAAGGTCGCCCGCCGGCTTTTTTCTGTCGCTTTCGGACATGATGAGTGACTCCTTTTAGTGTCCGCGCAGCATCGCGACGAGCGAGCGCGGAACGAGCGCCGCCATCGCGACATGCACGACGAAGAACGCGACGAGAAACGCCATCGCCCAGAAGTGCACGACGCGGGCGCTGTCGTAGCCGCCGAGCAGCTCGCGCAGCAGCGGAAACTGCACCGATTTCCAGATCACGAGCCCGGACAGCACGAGCAGCACGAGATCGGCGATCGTCGCGACGTACGCCGCGCGCTGGACCGCGTTGTAGACGGACAGATCGTCGTGCGACAGCCGGCCGCGCAGCGCATCGCGCAGATCGCGCGCGACGCCCGTCGCGCTGAGCGGCAGGAACTTGCGCTTGAAGCGCCCGGTCGCCGCGCTCATCGTCAGATAGAACACGCCGTTGAAGAACAGCAGCCACATCGCGGCGAAGTGCCATTGCAGCGCGCCGCCGAGCCAGCCGCCGAGCGTCGCGCCGCGCGGGAACGTGAAGCCCGCATAGATCGGCGACGCGTCGTAGATCCGCCAGCCCGACAGCGCCAACGTCACGGCCGCGACCGCGTTGAGCCAGTGGCTCGCGCGCACCCACAGCGGATGGATCGGGCGGCGCGGGCGGGAAGCGGACGTTGCCGCGTCCGTCGCTTGCGCGTCCGTCGGTGCCGGGTTCGCCGCGCGGGGCGGCGCGTGGTGCATGGCGTGTGGCATTGCGCCGGCCGCTCCGCGGGCCATCGCGGGGGCCGCGGCATCGGTCATTGCGCCGGGCGTCGCGCCGGTCGTTGCATCGGCCTTCGCGTCGCCGGTTGCGCCGGCCACCGCGCGCACCTTCCCGCACACCTTCCCGCGCACCTCCGCGTCAGCCGCCGCGCTCGTCGACGCGCCGGTCGACTCACCCGCCCCCGCGTCCGCCCGCGCGCCGGTCGCGGCCCTGGTCCACGCGCCCTTCGCGCCCTTCGCGCCCTTCGTCGTTATTGCGTTCATTGGCGATGCCCTCCTTCGTTGGTCGATGGCGCGCGCACGTCGCTCACCCGCACAGCGGCAGATCGAGCGCCTGCAGCACGTCGCCCGTCGCGTGATCCTCGACGAACGCGGCGACGCCGTAGCGCGCGGCGTCCTGCGCGCGCAGGTTCGCGGGCAGCGGCAGCGTGCGCCGCACGTCGAGCGGCGCGACCGCGCCGGCCGTCGACGCGAGCGGCCCGAATGAGAGCGGCCCGATCCACTGCCGCACGACGCGCTCGTGGCGCAGCGTCGCGCCGCGGTTCTCGCCCGCGCGCACCGGCGATTCGATGCCGTTCTCGTACAGCGCGAGATACGCGTCGAGCGCGCGCGGCGCGCCGGCGCGCGGCGTCACGGACAGCTCGACGTCGAGGGCGTCCGCGCGCCGCGCGGCGGACAGCGCGATGCCGACGCGCGCGGGCTCGCCCGCCGTCGCGACGACGCGCCGCTCGAACGCGCTCGCATCGCGCCAGTCGCGCAGCTCGCGGCCCGCGACCGCGACTTCCGGCGTATAGACGAAGCGGCCGCCGCCGCGCGATGCGAGCGCGTGCTGCCGTTCGGTGAAGCGATGCTGCGCGAAGCGGTCGGTCCAGCCGAGGCCGTCCCAGTAATCGACGTGCAGCGCGAGCGGCACGACCCGCAGCGCGGCGCGATGCGGGGCAAGCCGCGCGAGCCAGTCGTCGGCGCTCGGGCAGCTGCTGCAGCCCTCGCTCGTATAAAGCTCGACGAGCGCCTGCCGGCCGTCGGGGCTGCGGGCGACGCAGGCGCCGCCCGCGGCCGCCTGCGCGATGCCTGCGGCGGCAAGCGCGAGCCCCGCCGCAACGGCGCGCATCGAAACGGAAAATGAATTCGACATGGAAAAGCTCATCGTTCGGCGCCGGAGCGCGGGCGCGGTGCGCCGCGCGCGCCGGCATGCGCGACGCGAACTGCGCGACGCGATCCGGCATCGCGCGACGCACCGCGCCGCGAAACACGGGCCGCCCGCACGGCGAGCGAGCGGGCGGGCGGGCCGAGCCGGATCGCGCGTTCAAGCGCG comes from Burkholderia savannae and encodes:
- a CDS encoding EamA family transporter, with the translated sequence MTPFDRPLAFLARRPLRLPQSRGGRVALALTFIYFAWGSTYLALHVALESFPPLLLSGLRNLLAGIGLFIFAMRRRPVRPTLVEIRNAALVGTMLVTMSSGLIALGMRTVSSGSAAVMVATVPLFATVIASVAGRRVTGGEWAAVALGMVGIVVLNSGGPSSPGSTLGSITVLAGALFWAGGAHLAARLALPHDLFLSTALQIGLGGAASTCIAWVLGERIEHVAFVPGVAFVYLMLAGTMAAYVAYGYLIRHTSPIIASSCMYVNPVVAVALGALLLGEPVTLATVIATVAILGSVGLSFAFDPARKRMQ
- a CDS encoding molybdopterin-dependent oxidoreductase is translated as MSESDRKKPAGDLARIDRASLLIDVRKELALPSRRLFGKRVLTLGGLAMLTGCTLRDDASVDDFLEKVSRANDRVQAWLFGPTRLAPTYAEADITRPFPFNAFYGIDDVPRVSADDFRLAVSGLVTGKRSWTLPELYALPHAEQITRHICVEGWSAIGRWGGTPFREFLRRAGADTTAKYVGFKCADDYYESIDMPTALHPQTLLTFEYDGKRLPPEYGFPMKLRMPTKLGYKNPKHIMEIFVTNTYPGGYWVDQGYNWFGGS
- a CDS encoding DUF1223 domain-containing protein is translated as MSFSMSNSFSVSMRAVAAGLALAAAGIAQAAAGGACVARSPDGRQALVELYTSEGCSSCPSADDWLARLAPHRAALRVVPLALHVDYWDGLGWTDRFAQHRFTERQHALASRGGGRFVYTPEVAVAGRELRDWRDASAFERRVVATAGEPARVGIALSAARRADALDVELSVTPRAGAPRALDAYLALYENGIESPVRAGENRGATLRHERVVRQWIGPLSFGPLASTAGAVAPLDVRRTLPLPANLRAQDAARYGVAAFVEDHATGDVLQALDLPLCG
- a CDS encoding COG4705 family protein translates to MLNKVPEVTLAFWIVKIMSTTVGETGADYLAVHVGLGAAVTGALMSGLLICALALQWRARAYVPWIYWLTIVLVSVVGTQITDALTDGLGVSLYVSTPLFAAALAATFALWYRSERTLSIHTIVTPRREGFYWAAILLTFALGTAAGDLATEALGLGFRLGIVAFGGAIALVAAAALGGMNRVLAFWLAYILTRPLGASLGDFLSQAQAYGGLGLGTIKTSAVFLAVIVVLVAGLSVTAARADRLGAPARGR
- a CDS encoding cytochrome b/b6 domain-containing protein; this translates as MNAITTKGAKGAKGAWTRAATGARADAGAGESTGASTSAAADAEVRGKVCGKVRAVAGATGDAKADATTGATPGAMTDAAAPAMARGAAGAMPHAMHHAPPRAANPAPTDAQATDAATSASRPRRPIHPLWVRASHWLNAVAAVTLALSGWRIYDASPIYAGFTFPRGATLGGWLGGALQWHFAAMWLLFFNGVFYLTMSAATGRFKRKFLPLSATGVARDLRDALRGRLSHDDLSVYNAVQRAAYVATIADLVLLVLSGLVIWKSVQFPLLRELLGGYDSARVVHFWAMAFLVAFFVVHVAMAALVPRSLVAMLRGH
- a CDS encoding MFS transporter, yielding MPSQPRPRADAPDRYSRSLLLLLATIAGVSVANIYYNQPLLDAFRASFPGSASWIGVVPTATQLGYATGMFLLAPLGDRFDRRKLILLQIAGLSAALVIAAAAPTLAVLAAASLAIGILATIAQQAVPFAAEIAPPAARGQAVGTVMSGLLLGILLARTAAGFVAEYFGWRAVFAASVAALAALAAVIVARLPRSSPTSTLPYGKLLASMWQLARELRGLRDASMTGAAIFAAFSAFWPVLTLLLAGEPFHLGPQAAGLFGIVGAAGALAAPYAGRFADKRGPRAIITLAIALMAVAFVIFAMSGRSLVGLVIGVIVLDVGVQAAQISNQSRIYALKPDARSRVNTVYMACYFIGGAIGSSAGVAAWRAMGWIGMCAVGLLFSAVAAIVHYRGRASGQ